Genomic segment of Myxococcus stipitatus:
CCCGCGCGAGGTCCGGGGCCAGACGGCCGAGCGCGTGAAGGGCCTGGAGGGCGAATGCCTGTCGCAGGATGGGCATGCGGAATGAAACTACACGGCGGCGAGGAAGAATCCAGGGGGTCATGGACCCTCCCCTGGGGAACGACGCAACATCCCGTCCATGCCCAGCCCCCGCGGAGTCCTCAGCCTCCTGCTTCTGTCGCTCACGGCCCAGGCCGCCGAGTATCGCGTGGGGCCCGGTCAGGCCCTCGCGAGCATTGGTGAAGTGCCCTGGGAGTCACTGCAGCCGGGCGACACCGTGCTCATCCACGCGCGCCCCACGCCGTACCAGGAGAAGTGGGTGCTGGGCGTGAGCGGCACCGCCGCCGCGCCCATCACCGTGCGCGGCGTGCCGGACGCGGCGGGCAACCTGCCGGTCATCCAGGGCGAGAACGCCACCACGCGCACCCAGCTCAACTTCTGGAACGAGCAGCGCGGCATCGTGAAGATTGGCGGCGCCAATCGGCCCGCGGACACGATGCCCGCGTACCTTGTCGTGGAGAACCTGCACCTCAAGCGGGCGCGCGGTGCGTTCACCGGGCGGAACGGGGCCAGCCGATATCTCGACAACGCGGCGGCCCTCTTCATCGAGAAGGGCGAGCACATCACCATCCGGGGCTGCATCCTGGAGGACAGCGGCAACGGCCTGTTCATCGCCAACGAGTCGTCGGACATCCTCGTCGAGCGCAACCACCTTCTCGGCAACGGCAACGCCGGCAGCATCTACGAGCACAACGCGTACACCGAGGCGCTCGGAATCACCTACCAGTTCAACCGCTTCGGGCCGCTCTGCGCCGGGTGTCTGGGGAACAACCTGAAGGACCGCTCGGGCGGCACGGTCATCCGGTACAACTGGATTGAGGGCGGCAACCGGCAGCTCGACCTGGTGGAGTCCGACAGCGAGACGATTCGCGCGGACCCGTCCTATGCGCGCACGTTCGTCTACGGCAACGTGCTGCTCGAGCCCGCGGGCGCGGGGAACGCGCAGGTCATCCACTTCGGCGGGGACAACGGGACGGCGGCCCAGTACCGCTCGCAGCTCTACTTCTTCAACAACACCATCCTCTCCACGCGCACGGACCGCACCACGCTGATGCGCCTGTCGACGAATGCCCAGACCGCCTACGTCACGAGCAATGCCTATCTGGTGGAAGGCAACACCGGCCGCTCGCTCGCGCTCACGGACTCGGCGGGGACCCTCCGGCATGGCGGCAACTTCTACGAAACCGGTTACACGAGCACCTTCGGTACGCTCACCGGCACCATCGAGGAGACGGCTCGCAATCTCCAGGGAGAGGCCCCGGGCTTCGTGGACCTCGCGGGACAGGACTTCCACCTGCTGGAGAGCTCGCCGCTGAGAGGCGCCGCCGTGGCGCCGCCGCCCGAGGCCGCGTCCCTGGTGGTGGATTGGCAGTATGGGAAGCACCGCGCGGCCGAGCCTCGCAGGGTGAGCAGCCCGGGTCACATCGGCGCCTATGGCGACCCGGCGGGCCCCAGCACCGAGACACCGGACGCGGGCTCGGGAGCACCGGACGCGGGTCCCTCCGGGCCCGGTGAGCCGGGGAAGCCCGATGACAAGGGGGGCTGTGGCGCGGCGGGTGGCGGCTTCGCGGGGCCCCTGGGATTCGTGCTGCTGGTGGCCTTCGCGCTGCGCCGGAAGTGGGCTGACTGAGCCGGGATGGTCGACAGCGGACCGAGGAGCCCGGAGCGACCGGCCCCCGGGGCAGTGCGCCGCTGATGGCGTCTACGCCGCGGCGGGACGAAGCGTGCGATGAGCCCACGGACTGAACGGAACCCGGGCCGTTGACCGTGGAGGCTTGGCTGTTATGAATGGCTGGAGATGAAGGACCTGGATGCCATCCTACGCGCCCGTGCTCACGCTCGGGGTCCCTGTGTGTTGGCCACGGTGGTCGCGGTGTCGGGCTCGTCCTATCGCAAGCCCGGCGCTCGGATGTTGATGGGCGAGGACGGGTGGCTCGCGGGAGGCGTGAGCGGCGGGTGCCTCGAGACGGACATCGTCCGCAAGGCGTTCTTCAGGACGAGCACCGCGCCCTGCGTGCTCCGCTACGACTCCACTGGCGAAGGCACGGAGGACGAAGGTGGACTGTCCTTCGCGCTTGGCTGCAACGGCATCGTGGACGTGCTGTTGGAGCGATTCGAGGCAGGCGCGGAGGAAGCACTCTCGTTCGCCGCCGAGGCACGCAACCAGGGCAAGCGGGCCGTGGTGGCCACGGTGTACGAAGGCTCGTCCCACGGCGTGGGCACACGCTGGATGCTCCGAGAGGACGGAGTCGAGGCCGGTCTCATCGAGGGAGCACTGGGTGAAGCCGTCCGAGCCGCCGCACACGAAGCATTGGCACAGGGGCGGACCTGGAGCGGTCCGTGCGGCGACGCCCTGGTGCTGATGGAGGTGGTGGAGCCGCCACACTCGCTGGTGTTGTTCGGCAGCGGCTTCGATGTCGTGCCCGTCGTGACGCAGGCCACGGGACTCGGCTGGCGCGTCACTGTCGTCGCGGACCGGCCGAAGGAGACCTTGCGCCGCCGATTCCCCCTCGCGCACTCGGTGGTCTCCGCGAAGGCGCGCGATGCGGCCGAAGCGGTCCGCCTGACACCGCGCTCTCTCGTGGTGCTGATGACCCACAGCCTGCCGCAGGACCAGGTGCTGCTGGCGGACCTGCTGCCGCGCTCCCTGCGCTACCTGGGCGTGCTGGGTCCTCGAGCTCGCACGGAGAAGCTGCTCGCGGCGATGTCGCCGCCGCCGGGCGACATGCTGCTGGAGAAGCTGCACGCCCCCGTGGGGTTGGACCTGGGCGCGGAAGGGGCGGAGGAGATTGCCTTGTCCATCGTCGCCGAGCTGCAAGCCATCGTGTCGGACCGGGTCGGCGGCAAGCTGCGCGAGCGCAATGCGCCCATCCATACCGTGGCGCCGCCTCCCGCGCGGAAGCTCGCATGAAGGCACAGGCCCACCGCGCCGACGCCTCCAGCCCTTTCGCGCCGAATCCCTCGCGTCATGAAGCACCGCATCGGACGGTGCGAATCCCCAACCACCTCGGGACGATGGCCTCGTGACCTCACACCGAACGCCTCGCGCCGGCGCACATCTCACCGCGTCCGGCTGCCCGTTACCCCGTGTGCCTCGGAGCGCGACGTCGTGACGTCCCCCCATGAAGACCTGACGGTAGGCGTGGTGCTGCTCGCGGCCGGAGGCTCATCTCGGCTCGGACAACCCAAGCAGCTCGTCAGGCATCAGGGACAGACACTGGTGCGTCGCGCGGCGGAGATGGCCCTCTCGGTTGGTCACGGCCCCGTCGCCGTCGTCCTCGGCGCCCATCCCGACGCCATCGCTCTGGAGCTGACCGGGCTCCCCGTGCACTGCGTGAGGCATGCGGACTGGGCGCTCGGCCCGGGTGGCTCGCTGAAGGCGGGACTCGCAGCCGTGCTCGCGACGGAATCCTCGGGTGGCCCCACCGTCGATGCCGTCCTGGTCCTGCTGTGCGACCAACTCCAGGTGGACACCTCCCACCTGAAGGCCCTCGTCACCACCATGGCGGCCACGAACGCCGCGGCGGTCGCCTCCGCCTATGACGGCACCCACGGCGTGCCCGCCCTGTTCTCCCGCGCCCTCTTCGCGGAGCTCGCAGCCCTCCCCTCCGAACAAGGCGCACGCGGCGTCATCGCCCGGGACCCATCCCGCGTCGAGACCGTCGCACTCCCCGGCGGTAACCAGGATGTGGACACCCCCGAGGACCTCGCCCGCTTGAAGTAACCGGCTTGCGAGCGCAATCATGAGACGCCTGTCTCCACGCTACTCAGTCTGGTTACCGCTCCTCGCCGGCCTCGCGGCGCTCGTGCTCTTTCCCCGCCTCATCGACACGCTCAAGGCCCGGGAGCACCCGCCCCTCGCCCCCAAGGCCGGCCGGGTCCTGGTCGCCCGCCCCAGCGGCGTCTCCGACACCTTCCACCAGACGGTGGTGCTGCTGCTCGAGGCCGGCGACACCCACCGCACCTGGGGTCTGGTCCTCAACCGGGTGCGGCCCCCCGACGAACAACCCCTGCCCCAGGGCGTGGACCGCTGGGGCGGCCCCGTGCACCCCACCCACCGCATCACCCTCACCCCTCGAACCCAACCCTCCGAGGGAGCCCATCACCTCCTGAGCGGCCTCTCCTGGTACGAGACAGACCAGGCGACCCAACCGCCCGCCGACGGCTCGCTCGCCTTCGCCGGGGTGGCCGCCTGGGGCCCCGGACAACTCGAGCAGGAGCTCGCGGGCGGAGCCTGGTGGGTGATGGAGGTCCGCGCGGCGGAAGTCTTCACCCCTCCCGGAAACCTGTGGGCCACGCTCGCCGCGCGACACCTCTGAGCCGCGCCACGTACGCGCGCCGCAGACAATCGCGTGGCGCTTCGCGATGCGAAGAGTGAAGCGTCGAACTTCGGACACTCGTTCAAGGACGCAAGTCCGGGGCGTCTTGGAAGCAACTGGGCAGTGACTACTTCCCCAGAGCTTCAGGACTCTCTCGACGGACCACCACTCATGCCACTGAACCGTTCACCTGCTCCGGCCCACACGCTCGCCGTCCTGGCCCTGGCCGTCGCGCTGACGTCCAGCGCGGCTCGGGCGCGGCAAGCGACTCCGCTGGAAGACAATCGCCGCATCACCGACGGCTACATCGCCCTCGCCTACGAGCTGGGGGCCATCCTCGACCCGGCGCTCGAGCCTGGAGGCTCCAGCGCCGTGCGGCCCACGTGGTTCACCTTCGCGCCTCACGCCTCGCGCAGCGGCGGCGAAGGCATGTTCGGCGCCGCCGTCGCCCGGCGCATCATCAACGCCGCGCGCGGGGGCCCGTCGCTGACCGTGACGCAGGCGCTCGAGCGCGCGGGGCTGGATGCCCAGCTCCACGCCACCACCCGGCAGATGGCCCTGGAGCTGGTGCTGCAAGGCATCCCCGTGGACGCGTCCGCTTCGCTCGCGGCGGTCATCACCTCGCTCAACGGCGCGGCCCTGCTCGATGTCCGCACGTTCGCCACCACCGTCGCGCGCGCCGCCAGCCTGTACTGGATGGCCCCTCGCTTCTGGCCCCTCGACAAGGTGGAGTGCATCGTCATCACGCTGGAGCGCACGCTGCACGAGGGCAACGTCGCCATCTACACGGACATCGGCGGCGCGGGCCGGCTGTACCTCGAGTGGCGCCACGACGCGGGCGGCGACGTGACGGCCGAGCAGGTCCTCGAGGGCTTCACGCTGGTGGACGCCATCCCCGAAGAAGCGGTGGAGGCGTACAACTTCGCGCTCGCCCACGCGTCCGACACGCCGCGCCCCCACCAGTTCGACGAGCTCTTCCCGACGATGCACTACAAGAGCCTGCTCGTGGCGGCCTTCGCCCTCTACGAGAAGGCCCGCGTGGCGGCCACGCCCGAGGAGCGCGACGCCCTCATCGCCATGGGCACCAACTACATCGCCTGGCGCGAGCAGCACGACATGGCCGAGCCCGTCTTCTCGCCCGACGTGCCTCGGCCCGACGAGGTGTCCCGCGGCGCGCTGCTCGAGGCCCTCACGCCGCTCCTGCGCACCCACTTCGGGACGGTCGTCTGGAACTACGCCGACTATGCGTACAGCCAGCCGGACCGCGACGGCAGTCCCCTGACGTCGCCGCCCACGGAGTACAACTGGGCCGTCTTCCAGGACCGCTGGATGGGCATCCTCTTCGCGTTCGACCAGGCCTATCTCCAGCCCACGGGCCTGTGGCAGATGCCCAGACCCCTGCCGGACCCCAGCGGTCCCTGAAGCCGATGTCGCGTCCGCGGCACGGGGCCCGGCGGAAGAGGGCTCGGGGGAAGGGCCGCGGAATGCCCCGGCGTGCGGACGCCCACTCCCCTGGCGGAGTGGGCAACTTGACGCATTTGGAGCGCCAGGGGACGGTTCAGGTCTACATGAACCCCGCGCCGTTCACCGCGTCCGGCCCCCCGACGGACGCCGACAGCGTCACGTATTCCCTCCCTCCGGGCACGGAAGACGAGCAGGGCCCCTCCGACGGCACGCGGCTGCGGCTGCTCCGGGAGATGATGAGCGAGGCCTTCCTCTCGCTGGATGCCCATGGACGCATCCGCGAGGTGAACAGCCGCGCCGCCGCGCTCCTGGGCCTGCCCGCCGAGGAGCTCCAAGGCCAGGAGCCCTGGGTCGCGGAGCCCGCGCTGGCGGGCACCTCCCTGCACGAGCGGCTGATGGCGGCGCTCACCACCCGCGAGGGCGGACGCTTCCTGGCGGAGCTGCCCTCGCGCACCTGGCTGGACGTGAACGTCCAGATCGTCGGCGAGGAGACGTGGGTGCTCGCCGCCGACATCACCCGGCGGCAGCGCGCGGAGAACGAAGTGGCTCGCACCGAGGAGCGCTTCCGCCAGCTCGGCGAGCGCTTCCAGGTGGCGCTCGACTCGGCGCAGATGGCCGTCTGGGAGACGAACCTGGCGACCGGGCAGGTGTTCCGCTCGGAGGGACATGACCGCCTCTACGGCTACCCCCGCCCGCTGACGGAGTGGACCCACGAGCGGTTCATCGAGTCGCTCCACCCCGATGACCGGATGGGCGTCCAGACGCAACTGGATGACATCTTCGCGGGCAAGGCGGACACCTACGCCTCCACCTTCCGGACCGCGTGGCCGGACGGAACGTGGCACTGGCTCACCAGCCGGGCGCGGGTGCTGCGCGACGCGACGGGCAAGGTGGTGGTGATTCGCGGCGCCATCCTGGACATCACCGCGCTGAAGGAGACGGAGTTCGCGCTGCAGGAGGCCGTGCGCACGCGCGATGACTTCCTCTCGCTGGCCAGCCACGAGCTGCGCACGCCGCTGACGTCGCTGCGGCTCCAGGCGCAGCTGCTGCGGCGCATGGGCGACAGCCACCCCACGGAGACGCTCAGCGCGCCCCGGGTGCAGGAGAAGCTCGAGTCCACGGAGCGGCAGCTGCGGCGGCTGGGCGCGCTGGTGGACAACCTGCTCGACGTCAGCCGCATCCGCACGGGCAAGCTGGACTTCCAGTTCACCGAAGGGGACCTCGCCGCCGTCGTCGGGGACCTGGTCGCGCGCTTCACGGACGAGGCCCGGCACACCGGCGTCCAGCTCACCGCCTCCGTGGAGGGCCCCGTGGTGGGCCGCTTCGACCGGCTGCGGCTGGAGCAGGTGGTGAGCAACCTGCTGTCCAACGCGCTTCGCTATGGTGCGGGGAATCCCGTCCGCCTCTCGCTCACCCGCCATGAAGACGGCGTGCGGCTCCTGGTGCGGGACAGCGGCCCGGGGGTCCCTCCGGGGGATCGCGAGCGCATCTTCGAGCGCTTCACTCAAGGCGACAACGCGCGGCGACGGGGTGGCATGGGGCTGGGGCTCTACATCGTCCGGCAGATCGTCGAAGCACACGGCGGCCACATCCGCGTGGAGGACTCTCCGGGCGGCGGCGCCACCTTCGTCGTGGATCTGCCGCTCTGAGGCTTCGCGCACCGCGGTGTGAGCGGCTTCACTCGCGCGCTCCAACGCGCACGAAGCCCCCCGCCTCCGACGGCGCGCACTCCAGCCTCACGAGGAGAACGTCGGCACGAGCAAGGATTCGCCATGCGGCGGCGCGTCTCGCCCTCGCGCAGGAGCCGTGTGTCCGACGGTGTGCGACTGAGGGCTCCACACCCCGAGGGAATGCCCCCACATGGTGGGTAGACCCCGGCACCGTGGGTTTCAGAGCCACTCCGATTTTTCACAATTTGTCGCCCGCCGAGAAGGAAATGGCGCGGAGAGAGAAACAACGCGGAGTGAAATCGCGCATCATTCTCCGGCAGCCCAGTGGCTTTCGCGCCAGCAGGTGTCGTGGTCAGCGAGCCACTGGGACTTCCGTCCGGAGGGCGCTCCGATGTGGATTGAGACCATCATCATGCCCCGCGAAGAGGGCGAGTCGCGTACTCCCCCCGCTCCGCGAGACAGGCGAGAAGTCCTTCAAGCCGCGGGGGAGGAGAGCCGCGCCCTCCGGGACTCGGTGGTGGGGTTTCTCGATGCGAATCACCTCTCCGACGCCGTGAAGTGGATGAGCGAGCCAGGGTTCCTGCCGCTCATCACCCTGCACTGCACGGAGCTCGCGCTGGAGAAGCTGCGGGACGCGGCGGAGTTCGTGGTGGGCCGCGCGTCCCCCGTGGACGTGTACGCGCCGCTGACCTCCACCGAGCCGGAGCTGTCGTCCGAGCCCGTGGCGATGCCCGCGCCCATGTACGCGCGCTATCGCTGACCCGCGCTTCCCCCCAGGCCCGCGTCCATCAGGAGAAGTGCTCCTGGAAGGCGCGCAGGTTGGGCCCATCCCCGCCTCGCTCGTAGACGGCGAACACCACCCGGGAGAAGGCCCCGGACAAGGTCGCCAGCGCGGACGAGAAGGCCCCGGCCACTTCGGCGGGCTCGTTGCGGAACACCCCACAGCCCCACGCCCCCAGCACCAGGACGCGATGGCCCTCGCGCGCCGCCACCTGGAGCACCTTGAGCGCCCGCGCGCGCAGCACCGCGTGGACCTGCCTCCGCGAGCCCGAGCCCTCTCGAAGTGCCACCCCCGCGTTAGGCGCGGGCATGGTGAGCACCGAGAGCAGGAAGGGCTCCTCCAGCAGCTCCAGCGTGTCGTCCCGGAAGAACGGCACGTCCGGCGAGTAGATGAGGTGGTCGGTGTACAGCGGCGAGGGCTCCGCGCGGTTGACGTCGTAGTACTCACGCTGCGTCAGCAGGCACGGATAGAGCGCCGAACAGCGGGCCAGGTCCTCCTCCTGC
This window contains:
- a CDS encoding PAS domain-containing sensor histidine kinase, which encodes MPRRADAHSPGGVGNLTHLERQGTVQVYMNPAPFTASGPPTDADSVTYSLPPGTEDEQGPSDGTRLRLLREMMSEAFLSLDAHGRIREVNSRAAALLGLPAEELQGQEPWVAEPALAGTSLHERLMAALTTREGGRFLAELPSRTWLDVNVQIVGEETWVLAADITRRQRAENEVARTEERFRQLGERFQVALDSAQMAVWETNLATGQVFRSEGHDRLYGYPRPLTEWTHERFIESLHPDDRMGVQTQLDDIFAGKADTYASTFRTAWPDGTWHWLTSRARVLRDATGKVVVIRGAILDITALKETEFALQEAVRTRDDFLSLASHELRTPLTSLRLQAQLLRRMGDSHPTETLSAPRVQEKLESTERQLRRLGALVDNLLDVSRIRTGKLDFQFTEGDLAAVVGDLVARFTDEARHTGVQLTASVEGPVVGRFDRLRLEQVVSNLLSNALRYGAGNPVRLSLTRHEDGVRLLVRDSGPGVPPGDRERIFERFTQGDNARRRGGMGLGLYIVRQIVEAHGGHIRVEDSPGGGATFVVDLPL
- a CDS encoding XdhC family protein; translation: MKDLDAILRARAHARGPCVLATVVAVSGSSYRKPGARMLMGEDGWLAGGVSGGCLETDIVRKAFFRTSTAPCVLRYDSTGEGTEDEGGLSFALGCNGIVDVLLERFEAGAEEALSFAAEARNQGKRAVVATVYEGSSHGVGTRWMLREDGVEAGLIEGALGEAVRAAAHEALAQGRTWSGPCGDALVLMEVVEPPHSLVLFGSGFDVVPVVTQATGLGWRVTVVADRPKETLRRRFPLAHSVVSAKARDAAEAVRLTPRSLVVLMTHSLPQDQVLLADLLPRSLRYLGVLGPRARTEKLLAAMSPPPGDMLLEKLHAPVGLDLGAEGAEEIALSIVAELQAIVSDRVGGKLRERNAPIHTVAPPPARKLA
- a CDS encoding TIGR02452 family protein, which encodes MSLKGLAQETVRITETGTYVAPSGRRVSLGDSVARAVEGTVLYRPGDFGPLVMPEGVPVPPRIEVTGEKTGQAVRRLVEEGETRIAALNFASAKNPGGGFLGGAKAQEEDLARCSALYPCLLTQREYYDVNRAEPSPLYTDHLIYSPDVPFFRDDTLELLEEPFLLSVLTMPAPNAGVALREGSGSRRQVHAVLRARALKVLQVAAREGHRVLVLGAWGCGVFRNEPAEVAGAFSSALATLSGAFSRVVFAVYERGGDGPNLRAFQEHFS
- a CDS encoding YqgE/AlgH family protein codes for the protein MRRLSPRYSVWLPLLAGLAALVLFPRLIDTLKAREHPPLAPKAGRVLVARPSGVSDTFHQTVVLLLEAGDTHRTWGLVLNRVRPPDEQPLPQGVDRWGGPVHPTHRITLTPRTQPSEGAHHLLSGLSWYETDQATQPPADGSLAFAGVAAWGPGQLEQELAGGAWWVMEVRAAEVFTPPGNLWATLAARHL
- a CDS encoding right-handed parallel beta-helix repeat-containing protein; translation: MPSPRGVLSLLLLSLTAQAAEYRVGPGQALASIGEVPWESLQPGDTVLIHARPTPYQEKWVLGVSGTAAAPITVRGVPDAAGNLPVIQGENATTRTQLNFWNEQRGIVKIGGANRPADTMPAYLVVENLHLKRARGAFTGRNGASRYLDNAAALFIEKGEHITIRGCILEDSGNGLFIANESSDILVERNHLLGNGNAGSIYEHNAYTEALGITYQFNRFGPLCAGCLGNNLKDRSGGTVIRYNWIEGGNRQLDLVESDSETIRADPSYARTFVYGNVLLEPAGAGNAQVIHFGGDNGTAAQYRSQLYFFNNTILSTRTDRTTLMRLSTNAQTAYVTSNAYLVEGNTGRSLALTDSAGTLRHGGNFYETGYTSTFGTLTGTIEETARNLQGEAPGFVDLAGQDFHLLESSPLRGAAVAPPPEAASLVVDWQYGKHRAAEPRRVSSPGHIGAYGDPAGPSTETPDAGSGAPDAGPSGPGEPGKPDDKGGCGAAGGGFAGPLGFVLLVAFALRRKWAD
- a CDS encoding nucleotidyltransferase family protein; its protein translation is MTVGVVLLAAGGSSRLGQPKQLVRHQGQTLVRRAAEMALSVGHGPVAVVLGAHPDAIALELTGLPVHCVRHADWALGPGGSLKAGLAAVLATESSGGPTVDAVLVLLCDQLQVDTSHLKALVTTMAATNAAAVASAYDGTHGVPALFSRALFAELAALPSEQGARGVIARDPSRVETVALPGGNQDVDTPEDLARLK